One part of the Osmerus mordax isolate fOsmMor3 chromosome 18, fOsmMor3.pri, whole genome shotgun sequence genome encodes these proteins:
- the lye gene encoding lymphocyte antigen-6, epidermis, whose translation MNKFMWACVAVVALAVVAESLTCNTCSIGILNTCVFGSTATCSASEPNCYKGQATFNVSSVVNLYTKGCLASSACNTTTTGNLLGAGYTVSRTCCSTDRCNGASSIQLPLTAALGAALVALWSSRAF comes from the exons ATGAACAAATTTATGTGGGCCTGTGTGGCTGTTGTGGCTCTTGCTGTTGTGG CTGAGTCTCTGACCTGTAACACCTGCAGTATTGGGATCCTCAACACATGTGTCTTCGGTTCTACGGCAACATGCTCTGCCTCAGAGCCTAACTGCTACAAGGGTCAAGCAA CGTTCAACGTCTCATCAGTCGTCAACCTCTACACCAAGGGCTGCTTGGCTTCCTCGGCCTGCAACACCACCACGACTGGTAATCTTCTGGGCGCTGGCTACACCGTGTCCAGGACCTGCTGCAGCACAGACCGCTGCAACGGAGCCAGCTCCATCCAGCTTCCTCTGACAGCTGCCCTGGGCGCCGCCCTGGTGGCCTTGTGGAGCAGCCGAGCCTTCTAA